The Desulfonatronum sp. SC1 genomic interval TCGCGGCCGCCCTTGTCCGCCTCCCTGCCGTCGCGAGGCCGGAGGCCGCGCAGACGAGCCTCGCTGAGCCGGTTCACGACGAGGGTGATTCCGGAAATGAAATAGGGACGGCTGAAAAGCACGGTCTGAGCCCGCTCCATGGTCTTGCTCAGCTCGCTGATCCCGATATCCGCGTGACCCTCGGCCACTGCCCGGACGACCTGGCTATAGGTGTCGCCGACCGGCACGAACACGGCCTCCAGGCCGATGCTTTGCGCAAAGCCCCGTGCCAGGTCCACGTCCGCGCCACGCAATTCCCCATTCATCCGGAAGACGAAAGGCGCAATGTCCATGTCCACGACTGCCACACGCAGGGTTCTTTGGGTACGCAATCGCTCCAGATCCGCGGGCATGGACCAGGACGGCGTGGCCGTCGCGATACTTGCCAGCAGGAGCATGGCGGAGATCAGACAGCGTGGGGACAATTTTGCTCTCACAAGAGGACAGATGAAGGAGGAAAAAATTAAAAAATCAGATACTTATAAAGACAGCTTGATTATTTTAATGCGCTGGGCTGGCGCACCACACGCTAAGGGGATGTTCCTTTTTAGCGTCGTTGACCCCGCCGTCGCTCATGCTTACACCCCATGCGTAGTCTGCGCCAGTCGCCGTGCCGGACCAGAAATAGGAAGAGGAAGGCCCGGTGTCGGCTTGTTGGATCCCGGTGAAAGGCTGGCTGCCCTGAATGGCGTTGTATTGGGTTTTGAGCTCGTCCCTGCTCGGCAATCTCCAGCCGGATTTGCCGGAGATGTTGAAAGAACCGCATCTGGACATGGCATCATCCCAGAACAATTTTCCGAACAGATTTGCATCCTTGGTCCACATCAGGTTGGTCTGCGTATCCGTAACCGTACCGTCCCCGTTGTCCACAAACCTCTGGGCATGGGCCTCATCGGAGATGAGCAGTCCAGTCAGGCAGAGCATGACAGCCATGGTTGCAACCGCGAGAAGCTTCTTCATGTTTTTTCCTCCTGTTGAGGTTGGACCGTAATGGTCTTGCACCTCTTTCAGCACGATTCGTGCCGTAAATAAAAGTAATTCCGGAAAGACACCCCAGGCTATTGACTGCACTGCACAAGACAAGTTCTCACTTGCATTCGCCGATGGACCCTTCGGCGCATATTTTGCCGTTGGTCCATTTGGCCCCGGACAGAATGGCCCCGGACAGATTGATGGAGTGCATGAAGGCTCTAAACAGGTCAGCTCCGCTGAGGTTGGCTCCGGACAGGTTGGTCTTGTACAACTCAGCACCGTACAGATCGGTCCCTGACAAGTTGGCGGTGACAAAATTGGTCTTATCTAGATATGCCTTGGACATATAGGCCCCGGACAGATTGGCGCCGTTCAGATTGGCCTCGGCCAGGTCGGCAGCGACCAGGGTTGCTCCTGACAATTTGGCACCACCCATGGCGGCTTTCCATAGAACGACCCCGGTCATCATGGCTCCGGTCAGGTCGACTCCAGTCAGGTCGGCCCTGGACAAGTCAGCCCCGTTCAGTCTGACTCCGGACAGGTCGCATTTTCTGCACTCATTTGTCTGCAGCAGCTTGTCCAGATCGTCTTGATCATACGCCCCGGCCGCCCCGATGGTCAGCAGGCAACCCAGCGCCGCCATTGCCGTTATTGCCCAAATTTTTCTGCTCCAGATGTTCATGTGGAACCTCCCTGGTTGGATGTTGATGTTCTTCTGCGATATAGCACGATCCATGCCATAAGGAAAATTACATAATTCAGTTATGTTGCAGAAAGTGCCAACCAGACCAGGCATCACTGCTTGCGCCCATTTAGTTGGCACTGCCCACGTTGCGGACCGCGGACAAAAAACACTTTTCACGGTGGTCGGCACAATCCTCATTACCTGCCGTCGAAATACCCGGCCAGGGGCACCCGTTCCCAGACCGGCTTGTTGTCCACGGCATGCAGGATGCGATCGGAATCAGCCCGCGGGCCTTGGCCTGGAGATCCGGACGATTCATGATGTCCATGTTCAGCGGCGTTTGTTCGGAGTAGATAGTGGGGATAACGTAGAAGACATCCACCGGATGGGTGATGCTGTCCGGTTGCGCGGCCCGGCTTTTTGCTTGCGAATAATCCGGCTTCTCGGAACTTTTGCTGCCTCAGCATCCCTCGCAAACCCTCCCTGCGCGAAAATAATCAACCCTGAATCCGTGACGAACAATGTCCGAATTATCACGGAAACTCCTTGCTGATTTGTAGTGTTTCCAACTCTTGACGAGTCGGCTGCTTCGCCCGGCCCGCATCATACACGACCTTGCCTTTGGAAATGGTGGCCTGGACCCGGACTTGCTCGGACAGCTCCGTGGCTTTCAGCAGCACCAGATCCGCGGCCATCCCCGGCTTGATCTTGCCGCGCCGGGCCTCGGCGTGCCGGGTCAGGGCCGGCCCGCTGGTGAACCCGGCCAGGGCTTCGGCCGGGGACAGAGCCGCTTGCGGATAACCGGGTCTCCAGGGCTGGCGTGTCGTGGCGTGGGCAATGCTTTCCAGGGCGTTGCAGGAAACGATGGGCCAGTCGCTGCCAAAGGTCAGCATGCCGCCGGATTCCAGGATCAGCTTCCAGGGAAAGGCGGTAGCCCATTCGTGTTCAGGCACTTTCTGGTGCCACAGGCGCACGGGTTCGCGCTCATGCAGCGGCTGCATGGAGGCGACCACGCCCAGCCGGGTAAAACGGGGAATATCTCGGGCGCGGCATGTTTCGATATGCTCGATGCGGTGCCGGATACGGTGGCCGCGTTTGGCGTCCAGGTTGGCATGTCTGGCCCGGACGACCTCCACTGCGTCGAGAAATCGCGCCACGGAAGCGTTGCCGATGCAGTGCGCGGCCACCTGCATGCCAGCGCGGTCGGCATACTCAAGCACCGCGGTCAGCCGTTCGGGGGAATAGGCGGGAATTCCCGCGCAAGCGGGCGTATCAAAGCGGAACGACGTATCCTTCTCCACCACGCCATCCATGAACAACTTGACGGTATTCCATGCGATCATCCCGTCCGGGGCCATGAAGCCGGTCCGGGACGGATCGTTGCCCAGCCGCTCATGATGCTTTTCGTGCTCGCGGTAGTGCGCTCGTTGCAGGCGCTGATGCAGGCCATGGACGACATGCTCGAACACATCCTTCAGGTGGGCCGACGTCCGATGCACGCCGCGCGGCGCGGACGCGGCGTCAAGCAGTTCCAGCAGCGCGGCATGGACCTGCGCGTAGGTTTTGCGCCCCTGTCGCCCATCAGCAAGGAGATCCCGAACCTGAACCGCCCGTTCCAGATCCCCGTGCATGTGCTCGTCCGGAATCACGGACATGGACCCGCTGACCCGTATCCCCAACTGGCCGGTCTGTTCCAGCTCCAAAAGCAGGATCAGCGTTTCCAGATCCTCTTCCGGCAACCCCAGGCCCATGGTGTGCAGCGCCGTCAGGCCCATTGCCTGAAGATCTTGCATGGACCGGGCGAGGAACTCCAATTTTCTCGGTACGGGCACGGGATACCTAGCCCAGAGCGGGCATTCCACCAGGAAATAGGTCTCCGGCTCCCGGAATTCTCCGCCCGGCAAGCCATCCGGGCCGAATTCGATGTTAGCTTCCATGTCCAGGGCTGAAAGCAGCGGGGGAAAGGGCGGCATGGGATGCAGAAGGTCCGCTTCCTAAATTGCTTTGGTGTTCGCCCATCCGGTGTGCAGATCGTGGGCGTAAATAAGCACGGGTCGATCCGCTTCGATGGCGTCGAGAGATGTTCTGGCTTCGGCGGGCGGTAGGATCGGCGGGGTGGTGTAGGCCAGGCCATAGGCGTGGTACAGTTGCCGATGGGGATGCGTGCGGATAAAGTCTCGTAGCTGCGCGGCAACCTCGTCCAACGTGGTCGCGCCTTCCAGGTCGCAGCCATCCAACCGCTCGGCACCCACGAGCAGATGCACATGGCTGTCGCAAAACCCCGGCAACAAGAGGTTCCCTCGCCCATCGAGCACCACCGTCCGCTCGTCGGCAAGCGCCTGGGTCTCGCCCGGTAAACGCACAGCCGTGATCACCCCGCCGGAAACCGCGACGGAGGCCAAACCTTCCCGATCGCCCATCAGGCGTACATTGTCGATGATCAGTTCAGCGGATTCGGTGCCGGGAACATCGGCCAAAGTCATGGCATGGGATTCGGTGTGGGGCGAAGACAGGGGCAGTTCGTCGAACAGGCTGGAATTTCCCGGAACAAGAGCGCTTAACGTAAGTCGAACCTTGGCGTGAGACCGCATCGGATGCTTCATATCCGTTCCTTTTCGGGCAAGTGATAAGGAGCAAAATCATGCTCCCCTTACTTCCATCCGCCGGTTATGTCGATGCGTGAGGGAAGTCGGTATCAGGTCAAGCTTGTTCTCGACCCTCACCTGCTCTCTGAATCGAAATCGTGATCGAACTTCATGTCCAAGAAGACGGCGTAATCATGGGGTGACGCACAGTATTTTCCGATTGCGATCTCGATTGCGCTTTGGATTTCGATGAGAACGGATTTGCCTTGAAGTCAGTATCCCATGAAAAGCATTGCATCCGATCCGCTGAGTCTTGTCACGGCCACGCACCCAGCAAAAACGCCGCCATTTCCTCGCGGGCTTCCTCGCTTTCAGGCAGGTCCGGGATCAGTTCAAAGCCATGAAACATGCCTTCCCAGACCCGAAGCTCCACATCCACCCCGGCTCGCCGCATGACCCGGCTGAGTCTGACGCAGTTGCTCAAAAAGAGGTCGCGGGTTCCGGTCGTGATCAGGGTCCGCGGGAAGCCGGGCCAATAGTCGGCATACACGGGCGAAAGCAGCGGATCCCTGGGATTATTGCCCTGGGCGTAGGCCAGGGCAAAGTATTCCATGAGACGATCCCATTGCAACACGGGATCCCGGCCATGGTTGGAAAAATAGCTGTCGCCGGTACGGGTCAGGTCCGAAGCCGGAGAGGAGAGGCCCAGGGCCGCGGGCATGGGCAGCCCCTCGGCTTTCGCCTTGAGCAGCATGGCCAGGGCCAGGTTGCCGCCGGCCGAGCCCCCAAACACGACCACATTTTTCGGGCCATGCGACTCCATCAGCTTCGCGTAAACGGCCAGACAGTCATCCAGGGCCGCGGGAAAGGGGTGCTCCGGGGCCAGACGGTATTGGACCGCATACACGGGAAGCCGCAAAAGGTCGGCCAGGCGCATGGAGTAGGCATCGTCGGGATTGCCCAGGGCAAAGCCGCCGCCATGCACGTACATGGCCGCTTTGCCCTGGCTTTCCCCGGATATCCGCTTGGGAACCAGCACGACGACGGGTACACCGCCAATCGTTTCCCACTGCATGGAAGAAAGAAGCGTCTTGCGCAAATGCTCTCGTTCCGCATCACTTGCGGCCCGTTGTTCCTCCCGGATCGGGGCAACCGTGGCCGAAGTAAGCGGGCTGTCGAAAACAGGAGGCGTGTTCTGCTTCAAAAACCGCAGGGCTTGCGGACTCATGGTTTCTGTCTGGTGCAGATGAAACACATCCGAGGTGCAGGAGCACATCACCGCGCACAACAGTAGCAAGAAAAGAAAACGCATGAAACACCTTTATCGCAGCGCGACTTCAAAACCAGTCCGTTCAGTCGCAGTCCCCAGCGTACTTCCGGCAAAGCCTGCTTCTCTCCAACTACTGCTGGGTAAAGACCTCATCCAGCCAGTCGAAGAGCACATGGCCGATGAGGCTTCGGTTTTCCATGACGCAATGGTTGCTCGCCCCCTCGTCGGCTGGCGTGATGACCATCTTTGTGGCGGGGTTGGAAAAATTGTCCAGGGCGATCTTCTGTTGCCGCTGCACTTCCTGGCTCTTGTACTCGCCCTCGCCGACCATGATCAGCGCCGGAATGGCAATCCTGGCCGGGTCGAAGGTGTTGCCCTTGTTGGCGTCGATCAATTTCTCCGGCTGGTCCATGGGCACGCCGTAGCGCCAGCAGATGGACCTGACCACGCCGTCATGGAACGAGGACCAGGCTGCTTGCTGCTCCGGCGTGTCCAGGGCCGCGGGCATGGTGGCGAACAGGGCGTGGGCGTCCACAACCGCGGAGTTCATGGCAATGGCCTTGATGCGCGCATCGTGCATGGCCGCCTGAGGCACGAACAGCCCGCCGCCGCTGAAGCCATAGGCGGCCAGCCGACCGGGATCGACGTCCGGCCTAGCGACGAGATAATCCACCACGGCCTTCATGGCCACGTTGGTGTCCGTGCGGAAGACCATGCCCTGTAGCGGAAGCATGCCCTGGCCGGGCAGGTCCACGGTGGCGAAGTTGTAGCCCCGGGCATGGGCCTGGGGGGCGATGTAGTAGAAAAGATCTTCGGCAAAGGTCTCGCCTCCGCCAATCATCAGCAGGGTTTTGGTTGGTTCGGGGCCGGACGCGGCTTTCCAAAAATACCCGGGGAGCACGGAGCCTTCGAAGGGAACCTCGAAATATTCCACCGGCGGATCAAAAAGAGCCCCGGCCTTCTGGAACAGCTCCCGCAGCTTGTTCCCCTGCTCCTGAAAGGCCGGATTGTCCGGCAGCATGGAAATCAGGGAGATGCGATAGTAATATGCGGCCCGCAGGAGCTGATCCCTGGCGCTGACAGTATGCCCCGCGGCCAGGGACTTCTCCCCACGGGCCTGGACCCGACCGGCCAGTTCGGACCATTCCCGCTGCCAGCTCGCGGCGTCGCCGTCCTCAATATGCGAGGCCGCGTAAAAGGCCTCCCCTATTTCCACGCCCCCGTTGACCGCCGACCCCAGAACCAGGTTGCCGAAGTGGAAATCCATATCCTCGTCCTGGAAAAAGTAGCTGAAGGCCGTGGCGTGCATGTCCGAGACCTCAAGCGACTGATCAAATGCGGCGGCTGTTCCGGCCCACGCCTGAAAAACGGCTGCCATCAGAAGACAGATGAAAGCCTTGACCATACGGCATCTCAAGGTTTGCATGACTGAACCTCCTTTTGGAGTTGAGTAGTTACCGATAATGGCCTCCATCCGGTTTTTGCCGGAAGGATCGCGACCTATTCCCGAATCTGCGTGATGGGCAGGTCCGTTGTCCCGGCATAGAAGACCACGATGTGCGCGGGTTCGTCACCCACGCTTTCGCCCCAGTGCCAGGTGCCGACCACCTCGACAATGGCCTCCCCGGCTTTCAAGTCCAGGACCTGGCCGTCCAGGGTATGCACCCGCAAGTGGCCGCTGAGCAGGATGCCCGCGTTGATGACCGGGTGCTGGTGCACGGGCAGCTTTGTTCCAGGCGCAATTGTGATGCTCAAAATGCGGACCTCCGGCTGTCCTTCCGGATAGGACGGCAGCAATACGCCATCCCAGCTCGTTTCCGTCCTGGCCAGTTCCCGGACCATAACGCCCGTGTCTTTGGCGGCGACAGAACCAAGACCAAGGAAGGTAAACCAACCGATGACAAAAATACTGGTCAAACGAAGTCGCATGGGATGTCCTTTGTTGCGTGTTTTTCAGGCTCAGCCGTCAATGGAAAAGGAGATGTACGCAGGGCAAAATTCCGAACAGCTTAAAACTCGTCACTTGCGCGTTGCGTGGACCAATCCATGTAACCATAAATGAAATATGCCAAACACGAATGTTTGTTTTATCAATATGTTGAAAAAGCATGCCGCGACGCTTGGTAAATATGTTCGCGCCAATTTCGTTGGCGATGCCAAGGTTGTTGGAGAAGGATCAGGTCATCTCTTTTCCAAATGTTGAAAGCAAAAACTTTAAGATTCATCTGCAATTTCCGAACTCTGACTTCCCGAAACTCACCCAAGAATTTCAGCCTCTCTTCTCAATGCGAGCCGCTTCCTCAGAGATCCGGTCACGGGGGCCAATGGCAATGATCTGGATTACTCTCTTTTCAGCCGGATTGTCTTGAACTGTGATTGAATGATCTCATGAGGGCTGTGCTGGATTGTTTACATATTTTAGGGGCGGACACTTGCGGTCGCCTTGGGCAGGGCAGGCGTGAGGCCTGCCCCTACAATGTACCTTTGGCCACGCGTTCATCCGGACATTTGGCGGGAAAGGGTTGTAGTATGCCGCCGTCGGCAACACGAGGGTTGTGCGCCACCATAGATCCGTACCCAGCATGTCTTCAAAGCAGAAATGGAGGGATACGGGCACATGAATAATGCCACTTACCGCGATGACGTCTTCCTGGCCCGGCCCAGGGCGTCCGCGGCGAGGAGGGCGTGGAGGACGTTTTCGGGGGTGATTTCCCCGGCTTCATGGTGGATGCATTCCTCGGGCGCGCAGGCCTTTTGCGCCACCAGCGTCAACCTGGCCCGATCGACGTTCGCGAGGTCGAGGTCGGCCAGGGTGGTGGGCAGGCCGACGGCTTCGCAGAAGCCGTAGACCGTGTCCATGACGGCGGGTGGCGCGTCGCTGAGCTGCAGCCCGGCCAGGACGCCGAAGGCGACCTTTTCGCCGTGAAAGAATGCGTGGGTTTCTTCCAGCGCGGTCAGGCCGTTGTGGATGGAGTGGGCCGCGGCCAGACCGCCGCTTTCAAAGCCGATGCCGCTGAGCAGGGTGTTGGCTTCCACGATGCGCGAAAAGGCCGGGGTGACGGCCTGGTTCTCGCAGGCGATTTTCGCGGCCAGACCGTATTCCAAGAGGATGTCGTAGCACAGCCTGGCGACATGCAGCCCCACGGTGGTGCTCAGCCCGCCGCAGGCGTTGGCGGACTGGGTGCGGCGGCAGGAGTCGGCCTCGAACCAGGTGGCCAGGGCGTCGCCCATCCCGGACACCAGGAAGCGGACCGGGGCCTGGACAATGACGGTCTCGTCCACGATCACCGCGGCCGGGTTCATCTTCTGGTAACAGACGGACTCGAACACATTGTCGTCGGAGTAGATCACCGCGCATCCGCTGCACGGCGCGTCCGTGGAGGCGATGGTCGGGGCGACCACCACCGGAACCCCGGCCCGGTCCGCCGCGATCTTGGCCGTGTCGATGGTCTTGCCTCCACCCACGGCGGCCACCACGTCCACGTTCACCTGTTGGATGATCTCCGAGACGCGGGTCAGCTCCCTCTCGCTGCATTCGCCGCCAAAGGTTTCGATGATGTTGGAGTTGGATGACGCATCAAGGCCGCGGGCCGGAAGGATATTGGCCCGGGACGTGGGCGAAGCCAGGATCAGCCCCCGCCGCCCCAGGCCCTCCATCACCGCGGGCAGCTCAACCAGAGCGCCTTGGCCCTGGATGTACTTGCCTGGAAACAAAGCTTTCTTGAACATGGTTTTTATCTCCCTGTCTTGGTCAGCAACAATTGCTGGCGGATAATCATATGTTCGCGTCAATCTGAGGCTCAGGCGACCACAGATATTGACTCATGGTGCAGTATTCCTGGAATCCCAGTTGCCGATACACATTGAGCCCCATCTTGGACGTATGCAGAATTCCGACCCGGTATCCCGCGGTCAGGGCGTCGCGCAAGAGGGCCAGGGTGATCAGCGTGCCAATGCCTTGCCGTCGCGCTTGCGGGACAGTGACGACATTGTATACGCCGGCCACGCCTGCCCCCAAATACACCGAACCCGCGGCAACGGGTTCGCCATGCAGCCGACCGAGATAGTGGTGGAGCGGCAGTTGTTCTTGAAAACTGATCCGCTCGAAGAGATCCATCAGGGCTTGCACCGCGAAACCGGGCATGCCAAAGCCCACGGCAAACGGGTGACGCCACTGGTTCAGTGCTTCAACATTGTTGACTTTCTCAAGAGTAAAGCCGGGCGGGACCGGAATGTCCGATTGCAGGAGCCGCAAGTCCATCGCCATGCCGGGCACGTCCTCCTGGCGCTGGAAACCATGGGCTTCCAGAAACACCCCTAGATCAGCGGGTCGCGTGGCCGGCCCGGTCCACCACAGCATGGGCACGTTCCTGGCCTTGCAGCGGGTCATGGCTGCTTCAATAGCGCCGTCCACGGCTTCGGGAGCCAGATTCGCACGGAGGATGCTGTTGCATATCGGAAAAGGGACATTGGTCAACGACCAGAGCAGGTCGGGGCCATCATGCACTTCAGCCTGGGGCAACAGGCCGAACAGCGGCAGAAAGTCAAACAGGTTCTTCTCGATGCCGTTCACGAGGGCAGGTGGGGATACGTCTTGCAAAGTGTCGCTCATCTCGTTTTCCTCTCAACTTGGCCTGTTTTAATAAGGGTTCTCGACATAGGGTGCGATACTCAGTCACAAAATGACAGCACCCCCGGCAAAACCGGGCAGTATCCAATTGAATTATACTGGATAGATACCACCATCATACCTTTTAACCTGCCTCCCTTGCAATGTATTCCTCAGTGTTCGAAAACCATCCGCACCCGATGCGTGTCCCCGGTGGTTTCCAGGCGTACCGTGTCCGCGTACTGACTGATCAGATAGCCGGAGAGCCTGGCAAAGGCTTGGTCGTCCTTGAGAAGTTGCTCGGGGCTGGGCCGGTGGTGGCTCAGGATGACCGGCTCTCCCTGATACGTCATGTCAACTTGGACCTGAAACTCGTCAAAGTACGCCTCCAAGAGCAGTTCTTCGCCCCGGGACAGTCCTTGTCCAGCCAGGGACTCGTGCAGCTCCGCGGCCGCGGCCGCGGCTTTGCGGATCACCTCGGGCCGGGCTCCCCACTTGCCGCCCAGGTCCAGAAAAAAGTCGTTGATTATTCGCCCCGAGGCCGTGGCTGCGCTCAGGAGCAACTCGGCCCGCTCGCCGATGCCGATGCGGAACAGCAGGTTCAAGAGCACCCCGGTCACCGCGGTCAGGGCGATGGACGAGCCGAAGATGGGTTTGAAGTGATCGGGCAAAGGGGCGTAGATCTCCGGGGCGACAAGTACGCTCATGCCCATGATCAGGGAAATGCCGACCACAAAGGTCTTCCTGGGATCGATCATTCGGGTCATGACGATGGACCACCCGGTGACGATCATGAAGCAGGCTGCGTAGACGATGATCGCGCCGATCACCGGAACGGGCATGTGGCTCAAAACATAGGCAGGCTGGGGCAAGAAGGCCAAGGCGATGAAAAAGATGCCCGTGGCGTAGCCGATGTAGCGGCTGGTGGCCCCGGTGGCGTACGACATCCCGATGTTGGAGGAGGATGCGGCCAGCCCGGTGCCGCCCAACAGTCCGGCCGCGGCTGTTCCCAGCCCCTCCGCATTGATTCCGCGTTGCACGGACTGGATGTCCACCCGCTTCCAGTCCAGGTCGTTGATTTTTTGGCAGGTGATCACGTCTCCGGTCAGCTTCAGGGATGAGCAGATGGCGGCGATGAGAAAGGGCAGGATGAACGCGGGATCAAAAGCCAGCCCCGGATGCACGATCTGAGGCAGGGCCACCAGGGGCAGCTCGCTCAGCCGGTCGCGCATCCCGACGGGCAGTACCCCCAGGGCATAGGCCGAGCCAAAGCCGAAGACCACGCCCAAAAGGATGGCGTAGAGCTTGAAGCCCCGTTTACCCCAGACCGTGAACCCAACAATGGTCGCCAGGGTGCCCAGGCCCACCAGGACCTCCTTCAACTCGACCACCGTATCCTCCCGGCCCAGGCCGAACAGGGACTTGACGGCGTACGGAGCCAGTGCCAGACCGACCATGGCCACCACCAGCCCGGCCACCTCCGGGGGAAACAGGGTGCGCAGCCTGCCGACAACGCGGGCCAACAGGGTCTGCATGACCCCGGCGGCGACGGTCATGCCGCAGACCAGGGCCAGGCCACCGGCTTGGGCCGCGCTGATGGAGGCCTGAAAATAGATGAAGGAGCTGGTGTGCAGGCAAAAATAACCCGAGCCGAGCCCCCATTTTCTGGTGGCCTGCAGGATGCTGGCCAAGCCTCCGGCGATCAGGCCCACGCTGACCAGGGACCGGGTTTGGGCCGCGTCCGCGCCCAGGGCCTGGGCGAAAAACACGGTGGCCATCAGGCTGGAGATCAGCAGCGCACCGTGCTGCACGCCGAGAATCGCCAAGGTCCAGACCGAGGGGCGGTCGTTGACCCCGTACAGCAGGTTCGGCGGGGTCCGTGGAGCATCTCCATGGACCGTCTTCATTGAAGCATCCTTGGGCATCCCTCTTTTTCTCAACACATTATCACTACAACGACATTTTGATGCACCAATTGACACCGCCGATGTTTTAACCACGGGGATCACGGAGGGCACGGGGAACATATTCCATTAAACCAAAACTCTTTTCCCTGTGTTCCCCGTGTGCCCCGTGGTAAATAAAACCTGGCCAGACGATGAAAATGGAAGTGTCGCTGTAGTGTTGTTAATCCCTGAATTTCAACGTCACCGTGCATTTGCCGTTCTTGCGCCCAACCTGGACCTCGTCCGCCAGATGATTCACCAGAAAGCCCGCCATGGCCTGTCCACCTTCGCTACCATTCAGCAACTCTTCAGGGTCGGGCCGCTTCCGCGGTATTGTCAGCGGGCGTCCGGTATAAATCACGTCTATCTGGCAAAGATACTCATCAAATACGGCTCTGAGTTCCACAACTGGCTTCTCGCCCTTCGAGTCCATGAGATCGTAAGCGTAAATTGCTTCAAGAAGTTCATGCGCGGCATGATTGAGACGACGGACAACCTCTGTCCTGGCTCCCCATTGGTGCCCAAGACTCCAAAGCAGCTGGTTCAGTTTTTCCTGCCAGGCCTCATCCATGACAATATATTTGCTCACTGTTGTGTGGATGTTCAGGCGGAAAAGCGCATTGAGTCCGATGGCTACCAGCAAGGCTGCCGCAACGGTGGTGGATAGGGGCGAAAACAGCAGGCTTTGCTGATCTTCATGTCCCATGTGCAGCAGGTCGTGGCCTATGCCGACGATGAGCGCAAGGCCTATTGTGATGACTTTGC includes:
- a CDS encoding ABC transporter substrate-binding protein, with product MSPRCLISAMLLLASIATATPSWSMPADLERLRTQRTLRVAVVDMDIAPFVFRMNGELRGADVDLARGFAQSIGLEAVFVPVGDTYSQVVRAVAEGHADIGISELSKTMERAQTVLFSRPYFISGITLVVNRLSEARLRGLRPRDGREADKGGREDLPGLLNDPRHVVAAMGGSIQDQLMLTFFPSAVLRTTKTWHQAAELVVAGKVDAAIVPDRVHRLMVHQNPETDYKARAVPLLADPLVIAVHPGAPDLL
- a CDS encoding DUF1566 domain-containing protein, producing MKKLLAVATMAVMLCLTGLLISDEAHAQRFVDNGDGTVTDTQTNLMWTKDANLFGKLFWDDAMSRCGSFNISGKSGWRLPSRDELKTQYNAIQGSQPFTGIQQADTGPSSSYFWSGTATGADYAWGVSMSDGGVNDAKKEHPLSVWCASPAH
- a CDS encoding pentapeptide repeat-containing protein, whose protein sequence is MNIWSRKIWAITAMAALGCLLTIGAAGAYDQDDLDKLLQTNECRKCDLSGVRLNGADLSRADLTGVDLTGAMMTGVVLWKAAMGGAKLSGATLVAADLAEANLNGANLSGAYMSKAYLDKTNFVTANLSGTDLYGAELYKTNLSGANLSGADLFRAFMHSINLSGAILSGAKWTNGKICAEGSIGECK
- a CDS encoding amidohydrolase family protein, with amino-acid sequence MPPFPPLLSALDMEANIEFGPDGLPGGEFREPETYFLVECPLWARYPVPVPRKLEFLARSMQDLQAMGLTALHTMGLGLPEEDLETLILLLELEQTGQLGIRVSGSMSVIPDEHMHGDLERAVQVRDLLADGRQGRKTYAQVHAALLELLDAASAPRGVHRTSAHLKDVFEHVVHGLHQRLQRAHYREHEKHHERLGNDPSRTGFMAPDGMIAWNTVKLFMDGVVEKDTSFRFDTPACAGIPAYSPERLTAVLEYADRAGMQVAAHCIGNASVARFLDAVEVVRARHANLDAKRGHRIRHRIEHIETCRARDIPRFTRLGVVASMQPLHEREPVRLWHQKVPEHEWATAFPWKLILESGGMLTFGSDWPIVSCNALESIAHATTRQPWRPGYPQAALSPAEALAGFTSGPALTRHAEARRGKIKPGMAADLVLLKATELSEQVRVQATISKGKVVYDAGRAKQPTRQELETLQISKEFP
- a CDS encoding amidohydrolase family protein, with the translated sequence MKHPMRSHAKVRLTLSALVPGNSSLFDELPLSSPHTESHAMTLADVPGTESAELIIDNVRLMGDREGLASVAVSGGVITAVRLPGETQALADERTVVLDGRGNLLLPGFCDSHVHLLVGAERLDGCDLEGATTLDEVAAQLRDFIRTHPHRQLYHAYGLAYTTPPILPPAEARTSLDAIEADRPVLIYAHDLHTGWANTKAI
- a CDS encoding alpha/beta hydrolase, with amino-acid sequence MRFLFLLLLCAVMCSCTSDVFHLHQTETMSPQALRFLKQNTPPVFDSPLTSATVAPIREEQRAASDAEREHLRKTLLSSMQWETIGGVPVVVLVPKRISGESQGKAAMYVHGGGFALGNPDDAYSMRLADLLRLPVYAVQYRLAPEHPFPAALDDCLAVYAKLMESHGPKNVVVFGGSAGGNLALAMLLKAKAEGLPMPAALGLSSPASDLTRTGDSYFSNHGRDPVLQWDRLMEYFALAYAQGNNPRDPLLSPVYADYWPGFPRTLITTGTRDLFLSNCVRLSRVMRRAGVDVELRVWEGMFHGFELIPDLPESEEAREEMAAFLLGAWP
- a CDS encoding S9 family peptidase, which produces MQTLRCRMVKAFICLLMAAVFQAWAGTAAAFDQSLEVSDMHATAFSYFFQDEDMDFHFGNLVLGSAVNGGVEIGEAFYAASHIEDGDAASWQREWSELAGRVQARGEKSLAAGHTVSARDQLLRAAYYYRISLISMLPDNPAFQEQGNKLRELFQKAGALFDPPVEYFEVPFEGSVLPGYFWKAASGPEPTKTLLMIGGGETFAEDLFYYIAPQAHARGYNFATVDLPGQGMLPLQGMVFRTDTNVAMKAVVDYLVARPDVDPGRLAAYGFSGGGLFVPQAAMHDARIKAIAMNSAVVDAHALFATMPAALDTPEQQAAWSSFHDGVVRSICWRYGVPMDQPEKLIDANKGNTFDPARIAIPALIMVGEGEYKSQEVQRQQKIALDNFSNPATKMVITPADEGASNHCVMENRSLIGHVLFDWLDEVFTQQ
- a CDS encoding cupin domain-containing protein, whose product is MRLRLTSIFVIGWFTFLGLGSVAAKDTGVMVRELARTETSWDGVLLPSYPEGQPEVRILSITIAPGTKLPVHQHPVINAGILLSGHLRVHTLDGQVLDLKAGEAIVEVVGTWHWGESVGDEPAHIVVFYAGTTDLPITQIRE
- a CDS encoding glycerol dehydrogenase, with amino-acid sequence MFKKALFPGKYIQGQGALVELPAVMEGLGRRGLILASPTSRANILPARGLDASSNSNIIETFGGECSERELTRVSEIIQQVNVDVVAAVGGGKTIDTAKIAADRAGVPVVVAPTIASTDAPCSGCAVIYSDDNVFESVCYQKMNPAAVIVDETVIVQAPVRFLVSGMGDALATWFEADSCRRTQSANACGGLSTTVGLHVARLCYDILLEYGLAAKIACENQAVTPAFSRIVEANTLLSGIGFESGGLAAAHSIHNGLTALEETHAFFHGEKVAFGVLAGLQLSDAPPAVMDTVYGFCEAVGLPTTLADLDLANVDRARLTLVAQKACAPEECIHHEAGEITPENVLHALLAADALGRARKTSSR